Proteins found in one Pseudoxanthomonas sp. SL93 genomic segment:
- a CDS encoding DUF2946 family protein → MLRFLRHRWVRLLRLPALAVLLLAVLANPVLASLGDLHELGNGSEHLHAVSDHDDGLTDDDHGHADGDMGEGDLLHALMHASHCCGHLTAVMPAAMRVPAMILPAAAPVTDTLPVPFAPPGSLLRPPIAA, encoded by the coding sequence ATGCTCCGCTTCCTCCGCCACCGTTGGGTCCGTCTGCTGCGCCTGCCCGCACTCGCGGTGCTGTTGCTGGCGGTGCTGGCCAACCCCGTGCTGGCGTCGCTGGGCGACCTGCACGAGCTGGGCAATGGCAGTGAACACCTGCATGCCGTCAGCGATCATGATGATGGCCTCACGGACGACGACCATGGCCATGCCGATGGCGACATGGGCGAAGGCGACCTGCTGCATGCACTGATGCATGCCAGCCATTGCTGTGGTCACCTCACCGCGGTCATGCCCGCCGCGATGCGGGTGCCAGCGATGATCCTGCCGGCCGCCGCCCCGGTCACCGACACGCTGCCGGTGCCCTTCGCACCGCCAGGCTCCCTGCTGCGTCCTCCGATCGCCGCCTGA
- a CDS encoding TolC family protein encodes MWLRLAALAAFAIVPCVHAQVRSPAVSPETLTLNDAIARVARLHPDLRLFGARTEVLLAERDAAIRRPLLSAGVEVENALGTGDARGFSTAELTLTLAGVLERGGKLNARRTLAQARIDALSVQREAQRLDLLAEVARRYLVVTSAQAHHGIAAQDIAQRRRTVAAARQRLQAGASPESVVLTAQAALARAEMTLARAAQQQDAARQHLAALWGEREPRFAVSSGDPLTLPAIDDMQALAALLEGTPELAQFADEHRLREARLRLARSTATPDLDWQVGVRRLQDSSDMALTGSLSLPLGSARRAGPEIRAAEADLAALAIERESRDIALYATLADAHGRYRVSQLEVQRVRDEVLPRLMRAEQAAERAYRAGAIGYLEWAQLQSETTSTRRQQLESALEAHRALIELQRLTGQALVAQPAIHAQGSTP; translated from the coding sequence ATGTGGTTGCGACTGGCGGCATTGGCCGCCTTCGCGATCGTGCCGTGTGTGCATGCACAGGTGCGATCGCCCGCTGTATCCCCCGAAACACTGACGCTGAATGACGCCATCGCGCGCGTCGCCCGCCTCCATCCCGATCTGCGCCTGTTCGGTGCCCGCACCGAGGTGCTGCTTGCCGAGCGCGATGCCGCGATCCGTCGCCCGCTTTTGAGCGCCGGCGTCGAGGTGGAGAATGCGCTGGGTACAGGGGATGCCCGCGGCTTCTCCACGGCCGAACTCACGCTGACATTGGCCGGCGTGCTGGAGCGGGGTGGCAAGCTAAATGCCCGTCGCACACTGGCACAGGCACGTATCGATGCCCTGTCCGTGCAGCGCGAGGCACAGCGCCTCGACCTGCTGGCCGAAGTGGCGCGCCGCTATCTGGTCGTCACCTCCGCGCAAGCGCACCACGGGATCGCCGCGCAGGACATCGCGCAACGCCGCCGTACCGTCGCGGCCGCGCGGCAGCGTCTGCAGGCGGGTGCATCGCCGGAATCCGTGGTGCTCACCGCACAGGCGGCACTGGCACGCGCGGAAATGACGCTCGCGCGCGCCGCGCAGCAGCAGGATGCCGCGCGTCAGCATCTGGCGGCCCTGTGGGGCGAGCGCGAGCCGCGGTTCGCGGTGTCATCGGGCGATCCGTTGACGCTGCCCGCCATCGACGACATGCAGGCCCTGGCCGCCTTGCTGGAAGGCACGCCGGAACTTGCCCAGTTCGCCGATGAACATCGCCTGCGCGAAGCCCGCCTGCGCCTGGCGCGCAGCACCGCGACCCCCGACCTCGACTGGCAGGTCGGCGTGCGCCGGCTGCAGGACAGCAGCGACATGGCCCTGACTGGCAGCTTGTCGCTTCCACTGGGAAGTGCGCGCCGTGCCGGCCCGGAGATCCGCGCCGCCGAGGCCGACCTGGCCGCGCTGGCGATCGAGCGTGAATCACGCGACATCGCCCTGTACGCCACGCTCGCCGACGCGCACGGTCGCTACCGCGTTTCGCAACTGGAAGTGCAGCGCGTGCGCGACGAAGTGCTACCGCGCCTGATGCGCGCCGAACAGGCGGCGGAGCGCGCGTACCGCGCCGGCGCCATCGGTTACCTGGAATGGGCGCAGCTGCAATCCGAGACCACCTCCACACGACGCCAGCAACTCGAGTCGGCGCTTGAAGCACACCGCGCGCTGATCGAACTGCAGCGCCTGACCGGGCAGGCCCTCGTGGCCCAGCCCGCCATCCATGCACAAGGAAGCACGCCATGA
- a CDS encoding efflux RND transporter periplasmic adaptor subunit, with protein MTLRTLTGAFALSLMLAGCGGATDGHGHEEEGAHDQADAARGEHGGRLLKKDGFTIELAIAETGTPPKYQAWLYRDGKPLPANAGSIEVRLVRLGGVRETHVLAPQPDGSLLAKTVVGEPHSFDVEVVAQVEGKALRWAYDSYEGRTTIAAKIAGESGIRVAPVQAGTIADEHEVQGLLTPVEGRVANIAARFPGPIRRLAANVGDRVQAGQTMASVESNLSLTTYAVTSPITGVVLARHATVGSVAGEGATLFEVADLSTLWVDLHIFGADAQHIVPGVPVTVTRLSDGATLQTTLERVLPGTATASQSTVARATLENADGLWRPGSAVKARITVEQQPAAMAVPVAALQTFRDWEVVFVRVGDTYEVRPVELGKRDAHQVEVLSGLEAGDQVVVEQSYLVKADIEKSGASHDH; from the coding sequence ATGACCCTGCGAACACTCACTGGCGCGTTTGCGCTTTCCCTGATGCTGGCAGGTTGCGGCGGCGCCACGGACGGGCACGGCCACGAAGAAGAGGGTGCGCACGACCAGGCCGACGCGGCACGCGGCGAACACGGCGGCCGTCTGTTGAAGAAGGACGGCTTCACCATCGAATTGGCGATCGCGGAAACGGGCACGCCACCGAAGTACCAGGCCTGGCTGTACCGTGACGGCAAACCCCTGCCCGCGAACGCTGGCAGCATCGAAGTTCGCCTCGTTCGCCTGGGTGGCGTGCGCGAGACGCATGTGCTGGCACCGCAGCCGGACGGCAGCCTGCTGGCGAAGACCGTCGTGGGCGAGCCGCATTCCTTCGATGTCGAGGTGGTGGCGCAGGTCGAAGGCAAGGCATTGCGCTGGGCCTACGACAGCTATGAAGGCCGCACCACCATCGCCGCGAAGATCGCCGGGGAATCCGGCATCCGTGTGGCGCCGGTGCAGGCCGGCACCATCGCCGACGAGCATGAAGTGCAAGGATTGCTGACGCCGGTGGAAGGTCGCGTCGCCAACATCGCTGCACGCTTCCCCGGCCCCATCCGCCGACTGGCCGCCAACGTGGGCGACCGCGTGCAGGCCGGCCAGACGATGGCCAGCGTGGAAAGCAATCTCAGCCTGACCACGTATGCCGTCACCTCGCCGATCACGGGCGTCGTGCTGGCGCGGCATGCGACCGTAGGCAGCGTAGCGGGCGAGGGCGCCACGTTGTTCGAAGTGGCGGACCTGTCCACCTTGTGGGTAGACCTGCACATCTTCGGTGCCGATGCGCAGCACATCGTGCCGGGCGTGCCGGTGACGGTGACGCGGTTGAGCGACGGGGCCACCCTGCAGACCACGCTGGAACGGGTGCTGCCGGGAACGGCGACGGCCAGCCAGAGCACCGTCGCCCGGGCAACGCTGGAAAACGCGGATGGCCTGTGGCGTCCGGGTTCCGCGGTCAAGGCGCGTATCACCGTGGAGCAGCAGCCGGCGGCAATGGCGGTACCCGTCGCCGCGCTGCAGACCTTCCGCGACTGGGAGGTGGTGTTCGTGCGTGTCGGCGACACCTACGAAGTGCGACCTGTCGAACTCGGCAAGCGCGATGCGCATCAGGTGGAAGTGTTGTCGGGCCTTGAGGCCGGCGACCAGGTGGTGGTGGAGCAGAGTTACCTGGTGAAGGCCGACATCGAGAAGTCGGGGGCATCGCATGACCATTGA
- a CDS encoding CusA/CzcA family heavy metal efflux RND transporter, translated as MLERILRFAIAHRWLMMALTVVLVAVGAWSFSRLPIDVTPDITNVQVQINTQVDGYSPLEAEQRVTYPIETTLTGLPGLDHTRSISRYGLSQVTVVFKDGTDLYFARQQVGERLQQVKSQLPAGLEPGMGPIATGMGEIFMYTVDASADARKPDGTPYTATDLRTLQDWVVRPQLRNVPGVTEVNTIGGFARQIHITPDPARLVALGFTLHDVVQAVASNNQNVGAGYIERNGQQFLVRAPGQVADLEGIRDIVLDRREGVPIRVRDVAQVGEGPELRTGAATMDGKEVVLGTTFMLIGANSRDVAQAVAARLADANRSLPAGVRAEAMYDRTSLVDRTIRTVAKNLVEGAVLVIVVLFLLLGNVRAALITAAVIPLAMLFTLTGMVRGGVSGNLMSLGALDFGLIVDGAVIIIENCLRRFCDLQHALGRLLTDEERLDATASATAEVIRPSLFGLGIITAVYLPIFALTGVEGKMFHPMAITVVLALSGAMVLSLTFVPAAIALFMRGRVQEKETRVMRWARRAYAPALAWALRRRLLVGAGAASLVVVCGLLATRLGTEFVPSLDEGDIAMHAMRIPGTSLDQAVRMQATLEGRITRFPEVHRVFGKLGTAEVATDPMPPSVADTFIMLKPRAEWPDPRKPKSSLVAEIERAVQQIPGNNYEFTQPIQMRMNELISGVRADVAIKVYGDDLDALVALGEQIERVAKTVDGAADVRLEQATGLPLLTITPDRQALIRYGLNPGDVQHTVATAVGGEVAGQLFEGDRRFDIVVRLPEALRQDPAALHDLPIPLGRSDNQDESTRSAAWGSGTPGTVPLREVAKIGITLGPNQINRENGKRRVVVTANVRGRDLGGFVAELRQEIDAGVQVPAGYWVDYGGTFEQLISASRRLAIVVPVTLVVIFALLFWAFGSAKDAVIVFTGVPLALTGGVVALALRGLPLSISAGVGFIALSGVAVLNGLVMITFIRKLREDGMRLDQAVMDGALGRLRPVLMTALVASLGFLPMALNAGAGSEVQRPLATVVIGGIVSSTLLTLLVLPALYRFLHGERTAGRNRSAGQNNPSAMT; from the coding sequence GTGCTGGAACGCATCCTGCGTTTCGCCATCGCGCACCGCTGGCTGATGATGGCGCTGACAGTGGTGCTGGTCGCGGTGGGTGCCTGGAGTTTCAGTCGGCTGCCGATCGACGTCACGCCGGACATCACCAACGTGCAGGTGCAGATCAATACGCAGGTGGACGGCTATTCGCCGCTGGAAGCGGAACAGCGCGTGACGTACCCCATCGAGACGACGCTGACCGGACTGCCGGGGCTTGACCATACGCGTTCGATCTCGCGCTATGGCCTGTCGCAGGTGACGGTGGTGTTCAAGGACGGCACCGATCTCTACTTCGCCCGCCAGCAGGTGGGCGAACGTCTCCAGCAGGTGAAGTCGCAGCTCCCTGCCGGGCTGGAGCCGGGTATGGGCCCCATCGCCACCGGCATGGGCGAGATCTTCATGTACACGGTCGACGCCAGCGCAGACGCCCGCAAGCCGGACGGCACGCCGTATACCGCCACCGACCTGCGCACGCTGCAGGACTGGGTAGTACGGCCGCAGCTGCGCAACGTCCCGGGCGTGACGGAGGTCAACACCATCGGCGGTTTCGCGCGGCAGATCCACATCACGCCGGACCCGGCACGACTGGTCGCGCTCGGCTTCACGCTGCACGACGTGGTGCAGGCGGTGGCCAGCAACAACCAGAACGTGGGCGCGGGCTACATCGAACGCAACGGCCAGCAGTTCCTGGTGCGTGCGCCGGGCCAGGTGGCCGACTTGGAGGGTATCCGCGACATCGTGCTGGACCGGCGCGAAGGCGTGCCGATCCGCGTGCGCGACGTGGCACAGGTGGGCGAGGGGCCGGAACTGCGGACGGGCGCGGCCACGATGGACGGCAAGGAGGTCGTGTTGGGTACCACGTTCATGCTGATCGGTGCCAACAGCCGCGACGTGGCGCAGGCCGTGGCCGCGCGACTGGCCGACGCCAACCGCAGCCTGCCCGCGGGCGTGCGCGCCGAGGCGATGTACGACCGCACCTCGCTGGTGGACCGCACCATTCGCACGGTGGCGAAGAATCTGGTGGAAGGCGCGGTGCTGGTGATCGTGGTGCTGTTCCTGCTGCTGGGCAACGTGCGCGCGGCGCTGATCACCGCGGCGGTGATTCCGCTCGCCATGCTGTTCACCCTGACCGGCATGGTGCGCGGTGGCGTGTCGGGCAACCTGATGAGCCTGGGGGCGCTGGATTTCGGCCTGATCGTGGATGGCGCCGTCATCATCATCGAGAACTGCCTGCGCCGCTTCTGCGACCTGCAGCATGCGCTGGGTCGCCTGCTGACGGATGAGGAGCGCCTCGACGCCACCGCGTCGGCGACGGCGGAAGTCATCCGGCCCAGCCTGTTCGGCCTGGGCATCATCACGGCCGTGTATCTGCCGATCTTCGCGCTCACCGGCGTGGAGGGAAAGATGTTCCATCCCATGGCGATCACCGTGGTGCTGGCACTGAGCGGCGCGATGGTGCTGTCGCTGACCTTCGTGCCGGCGGCCATCGCGCTGTTCATGCGCGGCCGTGTGCAGGAGAAGGAAACCCGCGTGATGCGATGGGCACGCCGTGCGTACGCGCCGGCGCTGGCATGGGCGCTGCGTCGGCGCTTGCTTGTCGGCGCGGGTGCCGCGTCGCTGGTCGTGGTATGCGGGCTGCTCGCCACGCGGCTGGGGACCGAGTTCGTGCCCAGCCTGGACGAAGGCGATATCGCCATGCATGCCATGCGCATTCCCGGCACCAGCCTGGACCAGGCGGTGCGCATGCAGGCGACGCTCGAAGGACGGATCACCCGGTTTCCGGAAGTGCACCGCGTGTTCGGCAAGCTGGGGACGGCGGAAGTGGCCACCGATCCGATGCCACCTTCGGTGGCGGATACCTTCATCATGCTCAAGCCGCGTGCCGAATGGCCCGACCCGCGCAAACCCAAGTCCAGCCTGGTGGCGGAGATCGAGCGCGCGGTGCAGCAGATTCCCGGCAACAACTACGAGTTCACCCAGCCCATCCAGATGCGCATGAACGAGCTGATATCAGGCGTACGCGCGGACGTGGCCATCAAGGTCTACGGTGATGACCTGGATGCCCTGGTTGCATTGGGTGAGCAGATCGAACGCGTGGCGAAAACCGTCGACGGCGCAGCCGACGTTCGGTTGGAGCAGGCGACGGGGCTGCCCTTGCTGACGATCACGCCCGATCGCCAGGCGCTGATCCGCTACGGACTCAATCCCGGCGATGTGCAGCACACCGTTGCCACCGCGGTGGGCGGTGAAGTGGCAGGGCAGCTGTTCGAAGGCGACCGTCGTTTCGACATCGTCGTGCGCCTGCCCGAGGCGTTGCGCCAGGATCCTGCTGCGCTGCACGACCTGCCCATCCCGTTGGGACGCAGCGACAACCAGGACGAGTCCACCCGTTCCGCGGCATGGGGTTCCGGCACGCCGGGCACGGTGCCGCTGCGCGAGGTCGCGAAGATCGGCATCACGCTGGGGCCCAACCAGATCAACCGCGAGAACGGCAAGCGCCGCGTGGTGGTGACGGCCAACGTGCGTGGCCGGGATCTGGGCGGATTCGTTGCGGAACTGCGACAGGAGATCGATGCCGGGGTTCAGGTGCCTGCCGGCTACTGGGTGGACTATGGCGGCACGTTCGAGCAGTTGATCTCGGCAAGCCGGCGCCTGGCCATCGTGGTGCCGGTGACGCTGGTAGTCATCTTCGCGCTGCTGTTCTGGGCATTCGGCTCGGCGAAGGATGCCGTGATCGTGTTCACCGGGGTTCCGCTGGCACTGACCGGCGGCGTGGTGGCGCTGGCACTGCGCGGTCTGCCGTTGTCTATCTCGGCCGGTGTGGGTTTCATCGCATTGTCCGGCGTAGCGGTACTGAACGGACTGGTGATGATCACCTTCATCCGCAAGCTGCGTGAGGATGGAATGCGGCTGGACCAGGCCGTGATGGACGGCGCACTGGGCCGGCTGCGTCCGGTGCTGATGACGGCGCTGGTGGCTTCACTGGGGTTCCTGCCGATGGCGCTCAATGCCGGTGCCGGCTCGGAGGTGCAGCGGCCGCTGGCCACGGTGGTGATCGGCGGCATTGTCTCGTCCACGCTGCTGACGTTGCTGGTACTGCCCGCCCTGTACCGCTTTCTGCACGGCGAGCGCACCGCGGGGCGCAACCGCTCCGCGGGTCAGAACAACCCGTCGGCGATGACGTAG
- a CDS encoding GGDEF domain-containing protein: MKPKRRDFRLDIIVLLGSITGVTIAVFGIYRWLSGQPLLALMDLGIVACVLAPVVYAWRSGDGLRAGAALCVLNSAGCLTACLLVGHAALTWIYLVLLTNFFIANRWLAVSANVAILVGVQLIPDFFHDGFHAISVAVSVLLITGFSYIFAKRTQGDRARLEKLAAMDALTGVPNRRSMERALADAVDAFQRNGRRYGLVVLDLDHFKEVNDLYGHAAGDAAIADLASILRFEMRRNDQVFRFGGEEFVALLELETGADLESATERLRKAVRGGLRGPGGRITISLGAAMLREQEKTWHDWFSRADTALYRAKSNGRDSYVIADGLF, from the coding sequence ATGAAGCCGAAACGCCGCGACTTCAGACTGGACATCATCGTCCTGCTGGGTTCGATCACCGGCGTCACCATCGCTGTCTTCGGCATCTACCGCTGGCTCAGCGGCCAGCCCCTGCTTGCCTTGATGGATCTCGGCATCGTGGCCTGTGTGCTGGCACCGGTGGTCTACGCATGGCGCAGCGGCGACGGCCTGCGGGCAGGCGCCGCGCTCTGCGTGTTGAACTCGGCGGGATGCCTGACCGCCTGCCTGCTGGTGGGGCATGCGGCGCTTACGTGGATCTACCTGGTCCTGCTGACCAACTTCTTCATCGCCAACCGCTGGCTGGCGGTATCCGCGAACGTGGCCATCCTGGTCGGGGTGCAGTTGATCCCCGACTTCTTCCATGACGGCTTCCATGCCATATCGGTGGCGGTCAGCGTGCTGCTGATCACCGGGTTTTCCTACATCTTCGCCAAGCGCACCCAGGGCGACCGCGCGCGGCTGGAAAAGCTCGCCGCGATGGACGCGCTGACCGGCGTGCCCAACCGCCGCAGCATGGAACGCGCACTCGCCGATGCCGTGGACGCGTTCCAGCGCAACGGACGCCGCTACGGACTGGTCGTGCTCGACCTGGACCACTTCAAGGAAGTGAACGACCTGTACGGCCATGCCGCCGGTGATGCCGCCATCGCCGACCTGGCCTCGATCCTGCGCTTCGAGATGCGGCGCAACGACCAGGTGTTCCGATTCGGCGGCGAGGAATTCGTCGCGCTGCTGGAACTGGAAACCGGTGCCGACCTGGAATCGGCCACCGAGCGCCTGCGCAAGGCCGTGCGCGGCGGCCTGCGCGGACCGGGCGGCCGCATCACCATCTCACTGGGCGCGGCGATGCTGCGCGAACAGGAAAAGACCTGGCACGACTGGTTTTCCCGCGCGGACACGGCGCTCTACCGGGCCAAGTCCAACGGCCGCGACAGCTACGTCATCGCCGACGGGTTGTTCTGA